ACAGCATTATCTTCATCATGGGCAGCAACAAGACATCAGTCTTGGCATGCACTATTTATTTTCTGCTGCTAAACAGGATGTCTTGGCAGCGAATCAACAAATTGCAGACTACTATGCAAATGGCTATTTACTCCCGCAAGATCCGACTCAGGCCTTACAGCTTATTAAGCGCAGTGTGAATTTAGGTGGTCAGCAAGGTTTGTATCAGTATTACCAAGGGGTACTGCTCGGTTGGATTGATGCAGATCAACGTCAACGGGTTTTTCAGCATTTATTGCAACAGTCACAAGAACATAAGGATCTACACGCCAAGACTTTGTTGGGCACGGCTTATTTTTATGGTTGGTATGTATCGCACAATGAAACTATGGCCTATCGTTATTGGACAGAAGCTGCGAAAGCAGATCATCCTCCAGCGATCGTGATTTTAGCGGCATTACATTATGAACAATATCTTGTGACAGATGCACAAGAACAAGCCTTTACACTCTATAACCAAGCACTTGAATTAGACTCAACTAATTTTCAAGCCCAAATCGGTTTGGCACTCTGTTATTTAAACGCAGTGGGTACAGCACAAGATTCAGCACGCGCTACACAAATGATTCAAACTGCTGTGGAAGCCCATTGGGGCTTTGACGCACGTTCAGAAGCGGATTTAATTTATGCAGTGGGGCGTTTCTATGGTCAAATCGATTATCCACTGCCGAATCGTGATAAAGCGATTCATTATCTGAATCAGGCAGTTTCAAAAGGTTCAGCGGATGCAGCGTGGTATTTATATCAGGCCTTCTCAGGGATTTATCCTGTGTTTGTGAGTGATGTAGATCAAGCCAATCGATATTTGCATCAGGCAGCCAAACTAGGCCATGCAGAAGCACAGGCGACACTAGGGCAAAAGTACTTATTTGCACAAAATATTGAGCAAGATTCGATTTTAGGTCTTCAATATTTACAGCAAAGTGCGGTACAGCAAAATCCGATGGCATTAAATGCCTTAGGACAGGCGTATGAGCAAGGTACAGGTGTTGAGACTGACTTAAACCAAGCAGTTGCTTATTACAAACGAGCAGCAAACTTTGCAAATGCGGATGCTTATGCTCACTTGGGGCGTTTGTATACCAAAGGTATTGGTGTAGAACGAGACATTACCATAGCACGTGACTGGCTTGAAAAAGGTAGTTTATTGGGCAATGAAACCGCTCAGCAGCTATTGCAGAGTATTCATGATTATCTTGAAATTAATGAATAGATAGACATAAAAAACCGAGGCATTGACCTCGGTTTTTTATTTTAGAAATAGGATTGATTAAGACAGTGTTTGAATTGGACTTCCACCTAACGCTTGCATCAGTGTTACGTAAGCGTTGTATTGGCTTTGTTTGGTCTGAATTAAACTCAAACGTGCGTTACGTAGCGTTTCC
This window of the Acinetobacter sp. NCu2D-2 genome carries:
- a CDS encoding tetratricopeptide repeat protein, with protein sequence MWFLLVLILGIAALAIWMWKRPDPVQRDQAKAVQHDLWIEQIDAQYKHALRLINDPAQPNFSRAFEILEQLAQQHDLPQAYTQMGLMHLKGQGREVSVESAIGLLDKAFRLGGEDAAFHLGKIYESEQYQHHNIEKALYWYRHAVARGNVEAQLKITELTPNDDKNVALQKFELLKKNAEQGHANSQFQLAQHYLHHGQQQDISLGMHYLFSAAKQDVLAANQQIADYYANGYLLPQDPTQALQLIKRSVNLGGQQGLYQYYQGVLLGWIDADQRQRVFQHLLQQSQEHKDLHAKTLLGTAYFYGWYVSHNETMAYRYWTEAAKADHPPAIVILAALHYEQYLVTDAQEQAFTLYNQALELDSTNFQAQIGLALCYLNAVGTAQDSARATQMIQTAVEAHWGFDARSEADLIYAVGRFYGQIDYPLPNRDKAIHYLNQAVSKGSADAAWYLYQAFSGIYPVFVSDVDQANRYLHQAAKLGHAEAQATLGQKYLFAQNIEQDSILGLQYLQQSAVQQNPMALNALGQAYEQGTGVETDLNQAVAYYKRAANFANADAYAHLGRLYTKGIGVERDITIARDWLEKGSLLGNETAQQLLQSIHDYLEINE